Below is a window of Quercus robur chromosome 6, dhQueRobu3.1, whole genome shotgun sequence DNA.
AAGAGCTAAGAAATTCCATGCACAAAATAAAGATATGTGGGGATATCGGATCCCCCTGCCTTTGACCTCTTGAAGGTTGGAATTCCTCAAGTTTTTCTCCATTAAAGAGCAATGAAATAGAAGTAATGGATATGCAGCTCAGGATCAAATCCACTGTATCATTAtggaaatttaaatttcatacGGTCACCCTTTCTTCCTTTCCATCGAATAGAGAAGCTCTTGTGCCATAATAACATTATCTATTCCTCTTCTTCTAGCTACAAAGGCAATTTGGGAGGGGGAGACAAGGTTCGGCATTAGGTGCTTCATTCTGAGGACAAGGATTTTGGACACGATTTTGTATATGGCGTTGCAAAGGCTAATAAGCCTAAAGTGGCTGATTGATTTTGGCCCCAATTGCTTAGGAATCAGAGCAATAAGGGTTTTATTCAGCAGGGTATTTTCAAGGCTTATTCATCACTTATTTGATAAGTGTTTAGTACTAATTTGTTGTTGGGCACGGGTACATGATATTAGGCCTCTCCTCTTGTATGCAAAAGAGTGGCTCAACCATTAGGCTATTTAGcaatttctcaacaaaaaaaaaaaaaaaaaaaggctatttAGCCCCCAGATTGAAGTAGGTCCTCTAAAAtagaatataataataaaaaagaaagtgagGCCTCtcacccaataaaaaaatttaaaaaaaaaaaaaaagaattcttcTATTGGCCAATagaatgtcttttttttttcttttttcttttttgatgggatagaatgtcttatttattttgtcttataatgttgaaaaaacaaatttactAAGGcccaaaaatataatgaataaaaattatttttaaaaatatagtattattttttaattttgtgcatttaattaatacattttACTCTATTTCCAGTAGTTTAAGAgagtaaaaattttcaaactctcaaaaattttactctttctttttctctctatcaaaattaaaattagaattaatagttttttgaaaaattcatttCATTGTTCAATATCTGAAGTCTAATAGTGCCAAAAGAGACAATGATCATTTCACATCAACCTTAGCACAATTTTGGctaaattaacccaaaaaattcaattttgctATTTTAACAAACAAACACTTACATCAGTCTCAATATTTGtttctcaattttatttaaataatattttttctctctctctaagaataaattattttattttatttctttcccaCCAACCGTTCCACATTATCCTTCACAGAACAATACCAGTATACCTCTTTCAGAAATAATACCCAGCAACTTAACTTTCCCTTTCAAAGGCATTGTCCACAACCACTGTTTTCTCTTAAAACATACATCAAACACACCATACCTAGATCGATCTCAGATCAAGCCATAATCCAATGGAAACCTAGAACAGATACACATCCAACAGAAACCCAATTTTcttcccaaaaaagaagaataacaCAAACCGAgatttctcaacaaaaaaacgTAGACCCACTCCAGACCACCATTGAGGCACCGACAATTGTAATccagaattatatatatatatatatagacagagAAAGATTGGTTCAACTTATACCTGGTGTAATTTCataagagttacacatttttttaatcattgatttgtattagatctaaggatgaaaaaaaactCTCATAGTCATGTATTTATTGTTCCCTAGAAATTAGTAACTAAgtcattaatttttcttattaaaaatagaaaaataaaaaacaacattaaCGCTCTGCTTTCcgtcatcatcttcatcttctctccctctctcacatgGTCTTGTGTTCTATTTTTTAACTGTTGAGGCAGTATTTGAAGTTTGCACAatatgttttggttttttttactTCAGTCATTGGAATGACAAAGAAATTCCGGTAAAAAGAAATCTAAGggtgaaaaaataaatcactGTGTCAAACCATAAAGCTAGAGCATATATGCTGCCTTTTAAGAACTTATTTCTAATTTTAATAAGATAAACAGAAAGGATAAAGCTACCACAGAACTGAACCTCTTACCGTACCCCCGTAGGGAATGCTCAAAATACCTACCCGCTTGATTGGACCATAACTAAGTCTAACCACGAACAAAGGGACTTCACAAATTTCGGATACAGGCTACAATTATATAGGAAAGAATggatataatataataaataaatgaacaaagcAATCAAACACTTTGTCACTGGTGGTGCAACACGAATAGTATGGCCCTATGAAAGAACAACTTCACAAGTGGTAGCAAATGAACGAAGAAATCAAACACTCCCagacataaaataataataaaaatttcacttttttccTGAACTTGCCCTTAATTTCCATTGTTAAGGGTGAAAGTACGTAGAAGATAGAACACAAGACcatgtgagagagggagagaagatgaagatgatgatggagaGCATAGAGTTAatgctgttttttatttttctatttttaataagaaaaattaatgatttagTTACTAATTTCTAGgaaacaataaatatatgacTATAAGTGTTTTTTTCACCCTTGGATTTAATACAAATCAATAGtccaaaaaatgtgtaactcttatgaaattacatcaggtgtaactcttatatatatatatattagctttGGCAATGAATAGTGTCCCACCACAGCAAGAAGTAGTTTGGGTTAGTTGTTAAGTTTGATGCATGAGGTTTTTGTAGGTATTTAGGTAAATTTCATTATTAGGCTAGTTTGACTAGTATGATGTGAATGTTCACTCCAAAATGTGTTGAGTTGTTCCTAGACTGGGCACAAAAAAGATTGGACCTTGAGtgcttcttgattttttttttttttttttaatttattggaaTTGGGATTCTATAGAATCTTGTACAATCATGACAATCGTTTAAAGTGTTTGCCCCACTACAAGCAACCTTTCAAAATTGTCTTTCAAGTTTTAATTGgctaattttacaattttcctAAACTGGGCCCTATTATTATTGAGTACGAATTTGAGGGTTGAATTGAGGTATTTAACAGTAACGATATCATTTAGAtttacaagtatttttttttttatttaaaatactctttgcatatgaaaaattttcataataatgtGGCCATATTTTGTATGAAAGATGATTAACATATTTCATGATTTTGGCATATGATCATCATGCTATTAATACAAAGAAATCAATTTAATTGAGActacaatatttaaaaacacacaaatattaAATTGATGACTTTGCAAAGAAGTGTTCGACAAGAATCATCGTTGAGATGTTGCAAGAAACTAATAATTCTCcgcattaataaattataagagTGATGTATTGGTCTCCCTGAATTTTGTGTTAGGTGAGGTCCTCATTCACAAAAGCTATTGAAGATTTTCCCAAATCAAGCAATTATATCAAGTCTGACAACCAAAGTCAAATATATgcttataaacaaaatatttaataatatattatgcTAAATGTAAGAATGTAATAATTGATTTGTTGCCTTTCATTATATGTATTGATGTAGGACAAATTAGGACTTTGCCTATGTATATTCGTGGTGGATTTAGGGTAAGGAAAATAGAAGAATTAGTGAGAAATTAGGGTTATTTAAGAGTTGTGTAAATAGTACCCATTAACAATAACTTTAGtaagagaaagaaattaaatagaaaaaaaaattggagaaaaaacaattaaagaGCAACATGACATTGACCACAATCTATATATAAAgtcaaaatttagagaaaatccaattagattttaaataaattctcaattttgcgccacgtgtctcatttaatttttaattttttgtcaagtgaattattaagtgtaaaaatcaaagagtcaaaatccaattagattctaaattaaatttcaattggaatccaattttTCACCACGTGtcaatctaaatttttaatttttgtaatgaGTGAAGTATAAATGCAAGCtaatattatgtataatttgaaaCTCCTTTAAAAAACAAGTATAATTTCAACCatataattgtaattatttttaattatgccCATATATATGCACGAGGCTacacactagtatatataaaaactcTTACTTGTACTTGTAGTAATAGGATTCCTACTAGGACTACTAATTTGACTagtaaataaaaactgattcATAAAGATCTATAAACTAAATAAgacttattaattaataaaataaaaacccatagCCCATAAGTATGGCCCACTATACACATGTAAGTTTTCACCAAACCTTGAGCGGATATTTTCCCATTAGCACGATTTTTCACTACTATTTCATTAGTTAGTAAGCTTTAGAAACAATTTGGGAGAGTAACATCTTGAGCCTTAAAAACTCAAGTTCTAACTACTGAGGTGGAATAATTTATTCACCTGGAACTTGAGTTCTATAGAAGTAGATCTGAAGAAACTAGATACGAAGaagacaaaggaagaagaaagacaaTCTGAAAAATGCAAATTCGAAGAAGAACAAAGGAAGAGGAAGACGATATAGAGAAGAGGAAGAacaaaggaagaggaagaagagaggaagaggaagacaATTTGGCtggagaagaggaagaagagagcaCGATCTGGaaaagaggaggaagaagaagaagaacagatGCCCTAGAAAGAAAATGGTGGAACTCGAGTCAtaaaaacttgagttccacATGAAAAAATATTCATGTCAGATTGCCACCACTTGCAACTCAAgtctttgaaactcgagtttcatcttggaactcgagttttagacactcgaaaTACtagtttgctaaatagttttGCAAACTTGACAACTAATTAAAATGTTACAAAAATGatgctaaatgcaaaaaaaaaaaaaaaaaaaaaaaaaaccctagcttTGATGTGATTTACTCTATCCTGTTTAAAAGCTTGTAAAATAAATCAACAACTCTTCaactatctaaatttttttttttttttttttggtaaattacaaTATCATTCAATGGGTCTTAAACCTGCAACATcaccctttttttatttctttttttaatggtaagTAACACACATACTTAGTAGTCTTGAACCCATAATCTCACCCTCCATCCTAAtactataaaagaagaaatggaTCATCAAGTTAGTCAAAGTAGTTGGGAAAAATGCTTACACACTCCCGGAACTTTAGGGTGGTGGCCCTTACACCCCgtcctcaaattttatttggcTAATTTACTCCTTAAACTTCACACATATGCCAAATTAATATCTCAATTAGTCTATTGTTAATTTACTACCAAAAAACGCATGAGAGATATACGTGAAgcttaaaaataccaaaatcaattGTCTCAAGTTTGAACCTgatggaaagaagagagagaaacgaTTTGACCAAAAACACCGCATCATCAAGCTATAGAAGGTGAAGCACAAAACCACTAACTCAAGCTCAAAAAAGTTACAGTAAAATTTACTCAACCCCACTACCAGCCATGAACATGGAAccaattttctctttcttcttttaggACAAATTAACTAGCaaactttatatttatttgtttatagtatatttaaaatataaaataaaataaaactagattTTGATGAATTCAATGGAATTTGATTGTTTGTGTTGTTAGGATTTGGAATTGAATTGGTGGGTTTTGGTTAGTTTTCTGTGTTGGCTTGTGGAATTGAAACGACAAAATAATGGTGGATGTCGAACGGCACCAGATATGCAGTTGAGCGGTGCAGAACAAGGAACAATGGCACTGGAGGAAGAAGGGATGCGGTGGTGGTTTTGGTtcaactctctttctttctctctctctctctctctcaacgtTTCTTTGTTCTATTCATTggaattttggtatttttaagcTTCACAGCGTCTCACTTGAATTTTTTGTTAGTAAATTAACAACATACTAAGTAAGGTATTAATTTGGTACATGAGTGAAATTCAAGAAATAAATTAgccaaaataaaagtttaaggGTGCAATGATCACtaccctaaagtttgggggtgtgTGAACATGTTTTCCAaagtaattactaattagagGAGAGTTGAGTATGGCAGATATAAAATGTTACTAAAGCACAATGCCCTCATCTGACTGTGCTGtaaataaaaagggaaacaaTGGAATTTCAGCTGTAAAACTCCATCCCAACGTTCATCTACTTTCACTAACATCAGGGACCAACGGGGAAAGAGAACAAACGCCATGTACCAATGTTTGAATCAGTTCTTGCATTTACAAAGGAAGCATATTAATGGTCTCACATGCGTTGTGTCAAAAAGCAAATACCATTTCACATTGTTGCAGCAGATCAAGGATTCTCTTTCATatgttattatttctttcttagcAGCATTAAAATACAACTCCGAGACTATCTTTCAATTTGTTTATGATATCCATTaccctcataaaaaaaaataaaaaaaacctaacattATCTTCCCGAAAGAATACatgaaatataataataataatttttcctcaaaaaaaaaaaaaaaaaaaaaaagaacagtgCACAATAGTAAGAGCCAAGAGGCAAACTCCTGCTTTCAAGCAAAAGCAAGTAAAACAGGTTAATTTTATCTTGGTAATTGAAGACGAGAACTTAATCAAGCTTGGACCTTGTCCCACTTAAGGGGCTTCACCACCTCCCATGTGAAGTCAGTGTCATCCCTACCAAAATGTCCATAAGCAGCAGTCTTCAAGAACCTGCCATTGCCACCCCTCTTGAGATCAAGATTAATGGAAATCATACCGGGCCTGAAATCAAAACTCTCCTTCACAATCTTGAGGATCTCTTTGTCAGGAATCTTTCCAGTACCATAAGTGTCAACAAACACAGACAAAGGCTCAGGAACACCAATGGCATAAGAAACTTGCACAATGCACCTTCTGGCGAGTCCATTAGCCACAATGCTCTTTGCAGCTTGCCTAACAATGTAAGCTCCACTCCTGTCCACCTTAGTTGGGTCCTTCCCAGAAAATGCACCACCACCATGAGCACCCCATCCACCATAAGTGTCAATAATGATCTTACGGCCGGTGAGACCAGCATCACCATGAGGTCCACCAATGACAAAACGGCCAGACGGGTTAAGGTGGAAAATGGTCTTCTCATCAAGGTACTTCTCAGGAATCACAGGCTTGATCACATGCTCCTTTAGATCGGCTGCAATCTCATCATTTGTCACAGTCTCATCATGCTGAGTAGAGATGAGCACGGTGTGAACACGAATTGGAACCATGGCACCTTTTTCATTGTAATACTCAACAGTGACTTGGGTTTTCCCATCTGGCCTAAGCCATGGGCATGTACCATTCTTACGGACCTCAGTGAGGCGAGCGCCAAGTTTGGTTGCAAGAACATGGCTCAATGGCATCAATTCTGGGGTCTCATCGGTAGCATAGCCAAACATGTGGCCTTGATCACCAGCACCAATCTCCTCTGGCCGCTTTGTGAGATGACCGTGCACTCCCTGAGCAATATCAGGACTCTGCTGCTCAATGTTAACAAGGACCTTGCAATTGTCTGCATCAAGACCCACATCGTCTGAAACAAAACCAATGGCTCGGCATGTGTCACGCACAATTTTCTCATAGTCCACATTGGCCTTGGTTGTGATCTCTCCGAATACCATGACCATGTTGGTCTTGGTGCAAGTCTCACAGGCCACCTTGCTCTCAGGGTCCTGTGCTAGACAAGCATCAAGCACTGCATCAGAGATCTGGTCACAGAGCTTGTCTGGGTGCCCCTCGTTCACTGATTCAGAGGTGAATAGGAAGGTCTCCATTTCTTTCAAGCTGCAAACtacaccaaaataaaataaaattatgaccAATACCACAATTATACAGACTAACCAAATTCATTCACTCTATTATGAATAGATGCACATAAACATTGGGACATTCCTACAAGGGAATACATGTGGCCGACCTAATCCGTAaccaaccccaaaatttttagaCCCGGGGTTGGTTGGTgatattgtttatatataattatatataaaactgatcCGATGGGTTTTTTTCCCCCCCCCCCACAGATCTGTTTAGTACAATTGCAAGGAAGTAATTGAAAATAACATAGTACAATTGCTAGGAAGTAATTGAAAATAGCATAGTACAACAGACAAATGCATAATGGATCTATTTAATTGCATACAGTACAAAAACCCAGCAACAGCAACTGACAGCCGACAATCGTTCAAAACTTTGCTAGAGCAACCTTAAAAGTACCCACAAGTGCAAACTGATTTAAATAacataaatgaattaaaatccTGAGTCCATTTCACAGTCCAACAGAAATACCCTTTACACAAACACAAAcgccaacaacaaaaaaacgaACAAATCAGAAATGGTTGATTCATGGGTTTCCTCAAACACCCAATACCCAACTTATCATAATCCCATATTTACACACACTCAAAACGTAATTGAAAAATGCCACCAGATCTGAAACCTTAATGCACATTGCTATTATAAGATTACAAATAGAGCAAACCAAATCTTAACAAGAAATATAAGAACAAGGCCTACCtcgagaaagggagagagagagttagaatGGGTTGTGCTTGGCTGAGTGAAAATGTGGACCAAAGGGGTTTGCCTTGCCAAGCGGTACGAGTCCAGAGTTGGGGTTTTAGGTGCTAATTTATAGAGAATGCGGAGTGTCAATAAGAAGCGAAATTTGGGTTAGATTCATTCACTGTAACGCGGGGTCTACATCCACGGCTGAGATTACATGTTGCTAATTTGATCTCAGCAGTCGGTGACAGCGTGTCGGTGAGTTGAGGCATgtttttttaggattttagtGAGGATTGAGGAACAAGGAGGATGACGCGTTTAACTGGGAATTGCCTGTAAAGGTTAATAAGGCCACCTACCCCAGCCTGTCGTCGGCTGTGCGAGTCTTTGACTCGGATATGTCAAGCCACCCACTACTCGGCTTGCTCGGTCTTGGACTAACCAACCCACCCGCTTAGTTAACtctgtttaaaaattaatttgaaaggTCTCAAAACACTTTCCTCGTGTATAATATAATTGTCATAATGCAATCGTGTACAAACTCTTTCTTAGAAGGAAAccgatttatttatttttttaaataacacacattttcaaacaatttcattagttagcacgtttttaaaactatttagaaaactaacatctcgagttctACACACTTGATTTTGGATTGCTAATTCGAGTCCAATGAACTCGATTTCAACATTTTGTCATATGAAACTCGAGTCCATATGACCCGATTTCTTCAACAGACTATGTCAATGCcttcaaagaaaaaacagaagcACCAGAAAAATTCTCCCAGAATTAACTAGCTTAAGAGAATCCAAATGGTTGTCTCACCTGAAAACCAAATTTGTTCATCCTCACAGCTTTGAGATAGTTTGCATTCTGCAAGCCTTCATCTATGAGGTTGAAATCAAACCCAAACCGCTCCGGTGTTGAAATCAAAACATCTGTGGGGTTGTGTTTTGATTTGGGAGtatttttttctgatttttgggtttggatttttgagAAATGGGTTTGGGTCTTCGTGGGGTTGGTTgcaaattcttcttcttcttcttcatggatttgcttcttcttcttcttcatggaATTGGGTCTCCGTGGGTCTGCTGAAGAAATCGAATCCTACGGACTCAAGTTTCATACGACAGAATGTTGAAATCGAGTTCAAGGGCTCGATTTAGCATACCAAAATCGAGTATTTAGAACTtgagatgttagtttcctaaataatttttaaaaagtgctaactaacaaaattgtttgaaaattggtgttagtttgaaaaaaaatctgaaGGAAACACTAAACACAATACTTGAAAGTAACGTGTTTAAGCCTAGTGAGAtagtgttttcaaaaaaaaaaaaagcctagtGAGatggtgtaattttttttttttttttttatgggatagtgtaattttttttttctttgagaaacaaacacacacatacacaagggagagagaaaggggttctaacacaaaggtacactacaactccactcaaaagccatggtaactttttAAGGGAAGGTGTGGCaaattatactacacacaacacactctcttttaaatgtgtgtatatgtttaacaattagtttgtttctaaaaaatgataataatactTGAAGGAGCCCAAAACTTTCAAATGATGTCTAGTATCATTTAGAATCATATtggacatttaaaaaataaaaataaaaaatcttgaattaACCTAGAGACTAAGGGGTGTTTTTTGTATTATACCttatattgtaaatttgtaaaaattaggCTTTTATTATTAGGTTTGGTTAACGAATGCCCTCAAGCCAGTGGTTAATGAatcactataaaaaaaattgtgatgctaattttatagaaaatataaaaaagctaTCGAATAAGtcaattattttttcctcttcccatcaaaagtttctaaaaatgattattaacaaatgcccttagggcatctTTTATCATTTCcctttatattattattagtattatataataaaaaacatttcACTTTTGGTTCGTACACTAAATTAGAATCATAATATAGTGAgttctaattaactcaattggtaaaatattttgttatcgAAAAAGAGATTTGGGATTTGAAGTTTTAACCTTGACTACAcacccaaataataataataataataataataataataataataataataaataaaaataaaaataaaaatcaattggtgtatTGATCTTGATCATGGAACGTATGCcgatcttattttattttttttaaatcttaatatatcatattttcttttgtaaggacacaatttgtaacgacccaaaacgatactgggttcgcacgtaataaaggcccaaacaatatcatttgtagagcgtgggttttgaaaggctaggccttggtcaccggacggtggtttTTCGtagtgttcatacataattaaatcgtgttcgctctaggagtctttctcttggaggcgggctgggaggctctggtttttggccatttttcccagccaaCCTTTTCGGATTCTTGTccttccttttatattagcttgtattccttatccttcgtccacgtgtaggatcgacttttccaagactgatacttgtcccatcagcccatacccaaagtggttgggagtggttgcaaaagttgaagagcatggctctgtcaggtgcagaatgCTTTATTGCAGTTCTGGCAGCCTATAACTTGTGCTGTTCCCGCACTGTGATCACTTttccttttaggggcatttatggCATACCGAGCAGGAgctcgtcctcggccatttcctTAGGCCGTCCATGACTCTTATGATGCGTACTCGGCCCTGTATATCCTCGGcgcaggccttgggccttaacatGAAATGGGCTGGGGTCACAAACTCTCTggccccataatagcccctcaaaatcctgctgtccgacctcttggtcggagaggagggttttgggtGATGCCACGCCTTTATGGCGGTCTGCTCAAATCTGCCCTTCATCAATGtgggtgtctcttcatctatcCAGGAAACACACCGGACTACGAGACATTCTTCTGAATTCATTCACGTTGCGTTCCTGCCGTTTCATTATCCGAAACGCatctttaatgatttccctttacgagaccatttaaaTTCGACGATTATTGACGGCGTGGGGAAATGGAGTGGGTATATTCtcgtttacagattttcttggaaatttggatAGATTAAATGCCTCCCGTTTTGCtcttcatataagaagaaaggcAAGAGGTTTCCTCTCTTATACAGAGACCTTTTAATCCTTTTAAAGTCTGAAACCCTTAGCCTCCCCCAGAGTTTCCTTTATCTGCTAGTTTACACCTTGAATTGTGATATGTTCGAGATAGGAGCGGGAATGAAAGGACCATACCCTTCCTAGAAATGCCATGTTCTTCTGAAActcaaaatggctcggtcagggcagggatggcagagactcaagatacttctcatccttccttcagccaaaattcgaagcaggggctcgtcgcgtcaaACTTTTGTTGCGACTGAGCTgaggtcacccattatcagtaccagccgctctcttatgagcatagctaacatggcaccagcgtgttaggagtcaggactgacacagggacaaagtatccctgcttcttcctctcttccttcactggtgcctccttttgcctccccttcttcttctttcccatcaccagatccatcctggtgcttttccttcttcctcttcttctcctcttccaccaaggaaggtcctcctctcaatatgggtgctACTGGAGCAGAATTTGGAAAGACTTGGGAGCAGAGCCTAAAAAGATTTCtggctgtttgtttgttttgttttttattgtttttgtaattcgttttctatataggcttgtttaagccctttaTTGTACactgtaatacctctttatattaataaaagtcatcattgctttatttcgtatattctatctcttctttttgaaatggttatgccgtgaatagacgtactaccctgtgacttcttttttatttttatactatgaACGATGCGTAGGGCCGAaatcccagttaataaaaagaccttGCTCTGtacttattgaaactatccggcataataatgccgatttgaacaaatgatacttagggcagaAATCCTtactaagaagaaaagaaaaagatattatgatgaCCTTATTAGAGCTGTTTGGCACAATAacgccgacctgagaaaacaatacttagggccgaaatcccttaccaagaaaaaatatgttattatgaacttattggAGGTATCGTGTACAAAAAGACCGACCTGAAAATGGGTTGTATACCCCAAACCTGAACGAGATGATGGCTGAATGCTCGATGccgtgtaggaagtaatcatccgaggatatataacccaaaaatgaacagcccctgcAGGTCGCTGAGTAATaaggcgtttcgccatcttcctaataactttcatagccttaaccttttctgGTATTTAgtccgaggactgagcgactTAGAATTCTTCTTAAGTAACTGAc
It encodes the following:
- the LOC126688816 gene encoding S-adenosylmethionine synthase, producing METFLFTSESVNEGHPDKLCDQISDAVLDACLAQDPESKVACETCTKTNMVMVFGEITTKANVDYEKIVRDTCRAIGFVSDDVGLDADNCKVLVNIEQQSPDIAQGVHGHLTKRPEEIGAGDQGHMFGYATDETPELMPLSHVLATKLGARLTEVRKNGTCPWLRPDGKTQVTVEYYNEKGAMVPIRVHTVLISTQHDETVTNDEIAADLKEHVIKPVIPEKYLDEKTIFHLNPSGRFVIGGPHGDAGLTGRKIIIDTYGGWGAHGGGAFSGKDPTKVDRSGAYIVRQAAKSIVANGLARRCIVQVSYAIGVPEPLSVFVDTYGTGKIPDKEILKIVKESFDFRPGMISINLDLKRGGNGRFLKTAAYGHFGRDDTDFTWEVVKPLKWDKVQA